One region of Trachemys scripta elegans isolate TJP31775 chromosome 8, CAS_Tse_1.0, whole genome shotgun sequence genomic DNA includes:
- the PRR7 gene encoding proline-rich protein 7, with protein sequence MVMSQGTYTFLTCFAGFWLIWGLIVLLCCFCSYLRRRVKSQQEERLREQNLRALEMEPLHYEGYSGSPPGMAMAIPPRLRMEPRHLPGPPPRPWSYRHESDLSKPPCYEEALLMAEPPPPYSEVLMDTRGLYRKINAPFLSHERPEKQEQPPSYKPLFLDRGYSTALHLPSSASQGPAFYLEAERAQRMFPSWMDSELSSRDTYEPGAWHLPVSMPLFGRTTAV encoded by the exons aTGGTGATGTCCCAGGGCACCTACACCTTCCTCACCTGCTTCGCCGGCTTCTGGCTCATCTGGGGCCTCATCGTCCTGCTCTGCTGCTTCTGTAGCTACCTGCGGCGCCGCGTGAAGAGCCAGCAGGAGGAGCGGCTGCGGGAGCAGAACCTGCGCGCGCTGGAGATGGAGCCGCTGCACTACGAGGGCTACTCGGGCAGCCCCCCCGGCATGGCCATGGCCATCCCTCCCCGGCTGCGCATGGAGCCGCGCCACCTCCCCGGCCCGCCCCCCCGGCCCTGGAGCTACAGGCACG AGTCGGATCTGTCCAAGCCCCCGTGCTACGAGGAGGCGCTGCTCATGGCTGAGCCGCCACCGCCCTACAGCGAGGTGCTCATGGACACGCGGGGGCTATACCGCAAGATCAACGCCCCCTTTCTGAGCCACGAGCGCCCCGAGAAACAGGAGCAGCCCCCCAGCTACAAGCCCCTCTTCCTGGACCGAGGTTACAGCACAGCCCTgcacctgcccagctctgccagccaggGCCCGGCCTTCTACCTGGAGGCCGAGCGTGCCCAGCGCATGTTCCCCAGCTGGATGGACTCCGAGCTCAGCAGCAGGGACACGTATGAACCTGGGGCCTGGCACCTCCCTGTCTCCATGCCCTTGTTTGGCAGGACTACGGCGGTTTAG